A section of the Tamandua tetradactyla isolate mTamTet1 chromosome 4, mTamTet1.pri, whole genome shotgun sequence genome encodes:
- the SF3B4 gene encoding splicing factor 3B subunit 4 isoform X1 → MAAGPISERNQDATVYVGGLDEKVSEPLLWELFLQAGPVVNTHMPKDRVTGQHQGYGFVEFLSEEDADYAIKIMNMIKLYGKPIRVNKASAHNKNLDVGANIFIGNLDPEIDEKLLYDTFSAFGVILQTPKIMRDPDTGNSKGYAFINFASFDASDAAIEAMNGQYLCNRPITVSYAFKKDSKGERHGSAAERLLAAQNPLSQADRPHQLFADAPPPPSAPNPVVSSLGSGLPPPGMPPPGSFPPPVPPPGALPPGIPPAMPPPPMPPGAGGHGPPSAGTPGAGHPGHGHSHPHPFPPGGMPHPGMSQMQLAHHGPHGLGHPHAGPPGSGGQPPPRPPPGMPHPGPPPMGMPPRGPPFGSPMGHPGPMPPHGMRGPPPLMPPHGYTGPPRPPPYGYQRGPLPPPRPTPRPPVPPRGPLRGPLPQ, encoded by the exons ATGGCGGCCGGGCCTATTTCTGAGCGGAACCAGG ATGCCACTGTGTACGTGGGGGGCCTGGATGAGAAGGTTAGCGAACCGCTGCTATGGGAGCTGTTTCTCCAGGCAGGGCCAGTGGTCAACACCCATATGCCAAAGGATAGAGTCACTGGCCAGCACCAAG GCTATGGCTTTGTGGAATTCTTGAGTGAGGAAGATGCTGACTATGCTATTAAGATCATGAACATGATCAAACTCTATGGAAAGCCAATACGGGTCAACAAGGCATCAGCTCACAATAAAAACCTGGATGTAGGAGCCAACATTTTCATTGGGAACCTGGACCCAGAGATTGATGAGAAGCTCCTTTATGATACGTTCAGCGCCTTTGGGGTTATCTTGCAAACCCCCAAGATCATGAGGGACCCTGATACAGGCAACTCCAAGGGTTATGCCTTTATTAATTTTGCTTCATTTGATGCTTCGGATGCTGCAATTGAGGCCATGAATGGGCAGTACCTCTGTAACCGCCCTATCACTGTGTCCTATGCTTTCAAGAAGGACTCTAAGGGTGAACGCCATGGCTCAGCAGCTGAACGACTTCTGGCAGCCCAGAACCCACTATCCCAGGCTGACCGCCCTCACCAGCTGTTTGCAGATGCACCCCCTCCACCCTCTGCCCCCAATCCTGTGGTATCATCATTGGGGTCTGGGCTTCCTCCACCAg GCATGCCTCCTCCTGGCTCCTTCCCACCCCCAGTACCACCTCCTGGAGCCCTTCCACCCGGAATACCGCCAGCCATGCCCCCACCACCTATGCCTCCTGGAGCTGGAGGACATGGCCCTCCATCAGCAGGAACCCCAGGGGCTGGGCATCCTGGCCATGGACACTCACATCCCCACCCATTCCCGCCAGGTGGGATGCCCCATCCAG GGATGTCTCAGATGCAGCTGGCCCACCATGGCCCTCATGGCTTAGGACACCCCCATGCTGGACCCCCAGGTTCTGGGGGGCAGCCACCACCCCGACCACCCCCTGGAATGCCTCATCCTGGACCCCCTCCAATGGGCATGCCCCCCCGAGGGCCTCCGTTTGGATCTCCCATGG GTCATCCGGGTCCCATGCCCCCACATGGCATGCGTGGCCCTCCTCCCCTGATGCCCCCTCATGGATACACCGGCCCTCCGCGGCCTCCACCCTACGGGTACCAGCGGGGGCCCCTGCCTCCACCCAGACCTACTCCTCGGCCTCCAGTCCCCCCTCGGGGCCCCCTTCGAGGCCCCCTCCCTCAGTGA
- the SF3B4 gene encoding splicing factor 3B subunit 4 isoform X2 yields MPKDRVTGQHQGYGFVEFLSEEDADYAIKIMNMIKLYGKPIRVNKASAHNKNLDVGANIFIGNLDPEIDEKLLYDTFSAFGVILQTPKIMRDPDTGNSKGYAFINFASFDASDAAIEAMNGQYLCNRPITVSYAFKKDSKGERHGSAAERLLAAQNPLSQADRPHQLFADAPPPPSAPNPVVSSLGSGLPPPGMPPPGSFPPPVPPPGALPPGIPPAMPPPPMPPGAGGHGPPSAGTPGAGHPGHGHSHPHPFPPGGMPHPGMSQMQLAHHGPHGLGHPHAGPPGSGGQPPPRPPPGMPHPGPPPMGMPPRGPPFGSPMGHPGPMPPHGMRGPPPLMPPHGYTGPPRPPPYGYQRGPLPPPRPTPRPPVPPRGPLRGPLPQ; encoded by the exons ATGCCAAAGGATAGAGTCACTGGCCAGCACCAAG GCTATGGCTTTGTGGAATTCTTGAGTGAGGAAGATGCTGACTATGCTATTAAGATCATGAACATGATCAAACTCTATGGAAAGCCAATACGGGTCAACAAGGCATCAGCTCACAATAAAAACCTGGATGTAGGAGCCAACATTTTCATTGGGAACCTGGACCCAGAGATTGATGAGAAGCTCCTTTATGATACGTTCAGCGCCTTTGGGGTTATCTTGCAAACCCCCAAGATCATGAGGGACCCTGATACAGGCAACTCCAAGGGTTATGCCTTTATTAATTTTGCTTCATTTGATGCTTCGGATGCTGCAATTGAGGCCATGAATGGGCAGTACCTCTGTAACCGCCCTATCACTGTGTCCTATGCTTTCAAGAAGGACTCTAAGGGTGAACGCCATGGCTCAGCAGCTGAACGACTTCTGGCAGCCCAGAACCCACTATCCCAGGCTGACCGCCCTCACCAGCTGTTTGCAGATGCACCCCCTCCACCCTCTGCCCCCAATCCTGTGGTATCATCATTGGGGTCTGGGCTTCCTCCACCAg GCATGCCTCCTCCTGGCTCCTTCCCACCCCCAGTACCACCTCCTGGAGCCCTTCCACCCGGAATACCGCCAGCCATGCCCCCACCACCTATGCCTCCTGGAGCTGGAGGACATGGCCCTCCATCAGCAGGAACCCCAGGGGCTGGGCATCCTGGCCATGGACACTCACATCCCCACCCATTCCCGCCAGGTGGGATGCCCCATCCAG GGATGTCTCAGATGCAGCTGGCCCACCATGGCCCTCATGGCTTAGGACACCCCCATGCTGGACCCCCAGGTTCTGGGGGGCAGCCACCACCCCGACCACCCCCTGGAATGCCTCATCCTGGACCCCCTCCAATGGGCATGCCCCCCCGAGGGCCTCCGTTTGGATCTCCCATGG GTCATCCGGGTCCCATGCCCCCACATGGCATGCGTGGCCCTCCTCCCCTGATGCCCCCTCATGGATACACCGGCCCTCCGCGGCCTCCACCCTACGGGTACCAGCGGGGGCCCCTGCCTCCACCCAGACCTACTCCTCGGCCTCCAGTCCCCCCTCGGGGCCCCCTTCGAGGCCCCCTCCCTCAGTGA